The genomic interval ACGCTGCTGTAAAAAGCATGCACATGAACctgttaaagctcctataaggaACTTTAACAGGTTGTAGTTCTTCTCTGATGAGTAAACTTCTCTGTCTGAATtctagaaatattaaatataactcacaatgaaaatgaaagtctGTTTCAGCAGAGTGCTGGTACTCGCCCCACCTGACACCTCTGCAGTAACAGGGATGAAAACCCTCAGTGATCTTCCTCCTGATGGTCTGCTCTACGTATTTATCAAGAGGAGGCTTCATGATTGATTTCAGACGGTTTCAGAACACGTTTCGGTCTCCCCAGTGAGTTTATACGAGCAAGCTGAGAGATGATTCACATGCAAACTAACCTGAGATGATTAATAGAAGGAGTCTCGTTTAAGACTGATGATGCTCAGTGGCATTATGATGCTCAGTGACGTTATGATACTCAGTAACAGTGGCGTTATGATGCTCAGTAACAGTGACGTTATGATGCTCAGTAACAGTGACGTTATGATGCTCAGTAACAGTGACGTTATGATGCTCAGTGACAGTGACGTTATGATGCTCAGTGACAGTGGCATTATGATGCTCAGTAACAGTGACGTTATGATGCTCAGTAACAGTGACGTTATGATGCTCAGTGACGTTATGATGCTCAGTGACGTTATGATGCTCAGTAACAGTGACGTTATGATGCTCAGTGACAGTGACGTTATGATGCTCAGTAACAGTGACGTTATGATGCTCAGTGACAGTGGCATTATGATGCTCAGTAACAGTGACGTTATGATGCTCAGTAACAGTGACGTTATGATGCTCAGTGACGTTATGATGCTCAGTGACGTTATGATGCTCAGTAACAGTGACGTTATGATGCTCAGTAACAGTGACGTTATGATGCTCAGTAACAGTGACGTTATGATGCTCAGTAACAGTGACGTTATGATGCTCAGTAACAGTGACGTTATGATGCTCAGTAACAGTGACGTTATGATGCTCagtaaatattaattttcacaattgaatctctgttttttttaatattcgaatttagaatattcgttgacagccctagtgaCGTTACGATGCTTGTGGGGTTACGATGCTCGTGGCGTTATGATGCTTGGTGACGTTATGATGTTTGGTGACCTTACGATACTCGTGTCTCACGCCcttaatttgtttgtgtttcagcggACGCAGCTCAGCATCAGGACTCTCTTCTGAAAGCAGAGCCGCCTGTCATCCACGTCATTAACAAccacgcagcagcagcagcagcagcagccggggGCCCTCCCGGGGCTCTGCTGTACCCAGTGGCCCAAACAGGTTCAGCGTGGGAGGACGAATTCTCTGCTTACAGGGATCCCCCAGAGCATGCTGGGACGGGGGCGGAGGGAGGGCTGCCTTCAGGCGGCACGGCGAGGGAACACAGAGTCCCACTTCCTGCCACAGAGCTGGGCGGCACTGTGCTCGTTACAACTAAAACCATGTAGGCCTgaggtctgagtgtgtgtgtgtgtggggagtgtgtggggagtgtgtgtttctcagcATGCTCTCTACACACTGAGCTCACtgtgtttccttattctgaTCCATATTTTGGATAACTTCATGTACCGCCATGTTTTTATGGTTTTTAAGATCGTATTTGaatcactttctttctttctgctgacAAAGATAAAGTTTTTATAAAGATCAGTGTCCAGTAGTTTCATCTTTTTCAGTTTTATAGACTTCAAAGTGTTAAAGACAGAAGAGGAGCTGTGCTGTATCTCAAACATCATTTATTACAACATGAACTCATCACAGAGACGTTGCATGGTGAGGAAGGTAGTTGTTACATGTTCTCCTGTTTGTTGTCGTCACTGTCTGTGCAGCAGGAAAAAAGCTATTTACACGGTAAATAATTTTATTATGAATCGAGAGCTCCTGCAGGAAACATCTGAACATTATCACAAACAGTAAGAGTTCATGCAGCGTCACACCTCAGGATCTGGATTTACTTCAGAGGAGAACTGACCCTTTAAAGATTAAAGATCTCAAAGGAGGACCGTCACGCTGAAACCCACGAGGTCCTTCAGAGGCAGGAGAAAATCCATCTGACGCATGTCGTGTGACATTCATCTCATCTTTGTGGATGTTTACTGtctgactttggcgcccccaaGTGGCAGcatgaaacaaacactgaggcAGACTGCAGCAaagggagatggagaggaaatgagagccACACTCATGGCTGATAATCTTAAAACTAGTTGCACTCTTTTCCACGTTTCTTTTCTTGTCATTGAAGAGTTTAATCGTGTAGAGAGAAACACAGGACAGCAACTTATTTATAACTCTTCTTCCACCTCAGCTAACATCTTAAATTATATTTACATCACCTGTGGTTGGATTGTTCAGTCTGACTCTCACTGATGTTCATGCAGCAGATAGAGGAGGTTTGAGCTGTGGATATTTGGCGTCTTAAAGTCTTAAATGTTTATCAGTTTATGTtacatttgaatgttttaatcTATGAACACCTTTACCTGTGTCGTATCTGGATTCCTCACCTCAGATAGTTTACCCTAGACTCTCCCATAATGCAACGCTGCTGTGTGTCCCTGCTGATGTGCTGAGTTAAGGTCATTACACTCATGTCAAAGAGGTGATACAGAGGAATGATGCTTACTCCAAATCAGGAGACTAAACTCTGTCTGTGGACACATATATGTACTTCTTtgactttaaataaaagtacagtatgctcacacacacatgttgttaatttaaaggtgacatattctgctctttttcatcaacatatcttggtctaagaggtcccaaaacatgtctttaaagtttattgctcataaaaacactttgaaatcagattctggtctgcctgtaaacccctctttttcagccctgctcagaacaggctgttttctgtgtctgtgcctttcaatgagaatgagctctctgaccacgccccctcaggaagtggatgtggcctcggctgtccagcacgttgatctaatgtttacatgtcggctgaatatacacggctgctcacagacctgcgttacttcaaccctctgaatctgatccagaatctgatcctgacggagaggcgcctgcagcaggacctttctgaaccattggtcacagatttagtgtttcttgttgttttatttgtcagtatgtcgacgtgtgtcttggtacacagcgacaaacatgtagctatgtggctatgctaactagtgctagcacttatccatgacaaataaaaatcatccactagatcttcaaatctgcagacgtggggagtcaaaccgacctttgtatttattaagacagcctgcaactagcatgcctccctcctaagctccttgttagcacacatgtgtgcaggtaatgaaaaacggaggaggggttgagttgtattttatacagtctatgggctgaacaagctccgagctctgacttcctgttacagaccggatggcgttgtgacgtatgaaaaacactgaaaactgaaacggctggtttcagcacacatttacagaaaggtggagaaatcagaacaggggcagaatggattcttttcatgtttggggggtttgtagacagggacacatatttcaggtagaagTCGAttatgcatgatatgtcacctttgaaGGTCTGTGTCGCACTTTAATGCACGGTCCCTAcctgtacctgcagtgacaggcgtgCTGACAAGACACTGCTGTGCTCTGAGTTGCATCTTCGATCAAATCTATGAAACATCTGACTAAAGATGCTCTCTATGTGTCGCCAAACTGGGATAAATCAAAACTGTAACACATCAGGAAACAATCATCAGTGAAaaggagagagacggagagaagtGAGACCCTGAGtccatcttaaagctcctgtgaggactctTCTGTGTGTggtgactttggcgcccccctgtggacaaagtgatacctctttcCCCATCCTGTCCTGTACCTTTGTCAGTCATGATTTcagacacctcctcctcctttctttaagTCAGTCGTATCACTCatggtgaatgtttgctgtgGATGAAGGATGTCTGACGTCTCACTCCCTCGCAGCGCTGACAGACGttaaaaactacaaacacaaactgtctcTGTTACGGTCCGGTTAGCATCACTGttacttcagtctgtttcatgacccggtcaaacctcctcttcttcacatgctgctcctctgtcccACCTGAATGGTGCATCCACAGGAACCTGACAGTTCTGGTTCAGCCAGGGACGAGCTCTGACCCACTTGTCCAAAGTCTGCTCCTTTGCACAGCTCCTGTGATCACAGGTAGGTGCTGGGGTCTTCTGTGACAGCCAGGTGGAAGTACTCTGGTGGGCTGTCTCCACTCTGCAGGCTGCTGTTGGGCTCCCTTGAACGGACTTTGGTGGACAGGGTCTTCTTGAAGCGCTCGCTCCCGTCTCCACGCTGCTCCACGCTGGAGACGATCATCTCTGCCAgattctgctgcagctgctggaaGTTCTccctgagacagaaacacacacagattattTCAGATTATAGGTACAAATGTAGGAGGGAACTTAAATATCATACAGGTACCAAAGCCCCGTCAGACTAATCTCATCAACTTTATTCCTcaaacatacagtatctcacaaaagtgagtccACCCCTCACActtcttctaaagatgaagcacgagaaagtctgcaaacaatctgctaaagacagcagactaaggacctggattactggaaccatgtcttgtggtctgatgagaccaagataaactgaTTTGGTTCAGgtggtgtcaagcgtgtgtaGGGCGTCCAGGTGAAGAggacaaagacaagtgtgtgttgcctacagtcatgcatggtggtgggagtgtcatggtctgggtctgcatgagtgctgccagcactggggagctacagttcattaagggaaccatgaatgccaacatgtactgtgacacactgaagcagagcatgatcccctccctcttcagaaactgggccacagaacagtactccaacatgataacgaccccaaacacacctccaagacggcccctgccttgctaaagaagctgagggtgaaggtgatggagtggccaagcatgtctccagacctaaaccctattgagcatctgtggggcatcctcaaatggaaggtcct from Notolabrus celidotus isolate fNotCel1 unplaced genomic scaffold, fNotCel1.pri scaffold_373_arrow_ctg1, whole genome shotgun sequence carries:
- the LOC117809718 gene encoding uncharacterized protein LOC117809718 isoform X2; protein product: MPSRTKTRPQPEPAEPLTALPQPPVVQVRATSPPPVTSSVMVLSPALWIYVVLVTVGSILALALFFIYYKHKARTSRTQADAAQHQDSLLKAEPPVIHVINNHAAAAAAAAGGPPGALLYPVAQTGSAWEDEFSAYRDPPEHAGTGAEGGLPSGGTAREHRVPLPATELGGTVLVTTKTM
- the LOC117809718 gene encoding tumor necrosis factor receptor superfamily member 13C-like isoform X1, with the translated sequence MNRKNCSAGTEWDSLVKQCMPSRTKTRPQPEPAEPLTALPQPPVVQVRATSPPPVTSSVMVLSPALWIYVVLVTVGSILALALFFIYYKHKARTSRTQADAAQHQDSLLKAEPPVIHVINNHAAAAAAAAGGPPGALLYPVAQTGSAWEDEFSAYRDPPEHAGTGAEGGLPSGGTAREHRVPLPATELGGTVLVTTKTM